From a region of the Fibrobacter sp. UWR4 genome:
- a CDS encoding metallophosphoesterase — protein MFTSKRIRKLFIIAIILFLAFLLFFFLSYRIQVTNYNVETGKIHSPIRIALITDFHSCKYGENEKPILELIDAEQPDIVLLGGDIYDDDLPIETAANFIQAVSQKYPSFYVSGNHEYWSSQMDFIKEVTTKAGATVLEGNCLQLKKSNELVNICGIDDPTYIGLDSLKVQLESTMKFLDKGKYNILLAHRPELVDIYAEYGFDLVTAGHAHGGQWRLPLLLEDGFYAPDQGFFPKYTGGIHQKKETLMIVSRGLAKESTRLPRIFNRPEIVFINLL, from the coding sequence ATGTTTACCTCCAAGCGAATTCGAAAACTTTTCATCATAGCCATCATACTCTTTTTGGCTTTTCTATTATTTTTCTTTCTTAGCTATCGAATTCAAGTCACCAACTACAACGTAGAAACAGGCAAAATTCATTCACCTATAAGAATCGCCCTTATAACTGATTTCCACTCCTGCAAATATGGGGAGAACGAAAAACCTATTCTAGAGCTTATTGATGCCGAACAGCCCGACATTGTTTTGCTAGGTGGCGATATCTATGATGACGATCTCCCCATAGAAACTGCCGCTAATTTCATTCAGGCAGTCTCCCAAAAGTATCCCTCATTCTACGTCTCCGGAAATCACGAATACTGGAGCAGCCAAATGGACTTCATAAAAGAAGTAACAACAAAAGCCGGCGCGACAGTCTTAGAAGGAAACTGTTTACAGCTCAAGAAGTCCAATGAACTCGTCAATATATGCGGCATCGACGATCCTACATACATCGGATTAGATTCCCTAAAAGTTCAACTCGAATCAACAATGAAATTTCTGGACAAGGGTAAATACAACATTTTGCTAGCCCACCGACCTGAACTTGTGGATATATACGCTGAATACGGATTCGACTTGGTAACCGCAGGCCATGCTCACGGTGGGCAATGGAGACTACCGCTTCTCCTCGAAGATGGATTTTATGCACCAGATCAGGGATTCTTTCCAAAATACACGGGCGGTATTCACCAAAAGAAAGAGACCCTCATGATTGTAAGTCGAGGTCTTGCGAAGGAAAGTACAAGACTTCCCAGAATATTCAACCGACCTGAAATTGTCTTCATCAACCTTCTATAA
- a CDS encoding VOC family protein, with amino-acid sequence MKIDHVAIWVKDMEKVCAFYEKYLEATVHPEYHNPAKGFTSRFLTFDGGARIEVMHRTDIASSISNTQLGWCHMAMSLGSKEMVDKLTAKMEAEGVTVVGQPRTTGDGYYESVVQDPEGNLVELTV; translated from the coding sequence ATGAAAATAGATCACGTTGCCATTTGGGTCAAAGATATGGAGAAGGTTTGCGCCTTCTATGAAAAGTATCTGGAAGCTACGGTTCATCCGGAATACCATAACCCTGCCAAGGGTTTCACCAGCAGGTTCCTTACTTTTGATGGGGGAGCCCGCATTGAAGTGATGCACCGAACCGACATCGCATCTTCAATATCCAATACACAATTAGGATGGTGTCATATGGCAATGTCCCTAGGGTCCAAGGAAATGGTGGATAAGTTGACCGCCAAGATGGAAGCTGAAGGAGTCACTGTCGTTGGACAGCCTCGCACCACTGGAGACGGATACTACGAAAGTGTGGTTCAAGATCCCGAAGGCAATCTAGTAGAACTGACCGTATAA
- a CDS encoding radical SAM protein: MKISEIFLSIEGEGIRTGAPAVFIRLFGCNLRCKYCDSMYAVEGDDFQNMTPQEVLEKVKSFNTQFVTLTGGEPLIHKDVKVLLKILDDSGYEINIETNGTQPKPKGIRKLICTMDWKSISSGMQPKMKLENMMTLRGKDVLKFVVGSDEDLQDAARVIGAMEAEYARDGLKLPTFYVSPIFGTMKYEDMVNWILHNATMKRNNVRFQVQLHKIIWNPDARGV; the protein is encoded by the coding sequence ATGAAAATCTCTGAAATCTTCCTGAGTATCGAGGGGGAGGGTATCCGCACAGGCGCCCCTGCCGTCTTCATCCGTCTGTTCGGTTGTAATCTCCGATGCAAATATTGTGACTCCATGTATGCCGTGGAGGGGGACGACTTCCAGAATATGACTCCCCAAGAAGTGTTGGAAAAGGTCAAATCTTTCAACACCCAGTTCGTCACCCTGACAGGAGGGGAGCCACTTATTCACAAGGATGTGAAAGTTTTATTGAAAATATTGGATGATTCCGGCTACGAAATCAATATCGAGACCAATGGGACCCAACCCAAACCAAAGGGTATCAGAAAGCTCATTTGCACCATGGATTGGAAAAGTATCTCCAGCGGGATGCAGCCCAAGATGAAACTAGAGAACATGATGACCCTCAGGGGGAAGGATGTTTTGAAGTTCGTGGTAGGTTCCGACGAAGATCTTCAGGATGCCGCCCGGGTCATCGGGGCCATGGAAGCGGAATATGCCAGAGACGGTTTGAAGCTCCCTACCTTCTATGTTTCTCCCATCTTCGGGACAATGAAATACGAAGACATGGTCAACTGGATTCTTCATAATGCGACCATGAAAAGGAACAACGTTAGGTTCCAGGTGCAGCTCCACAAGATCATTTGGAACCCCGACGCCAGGGGAGTTTAA
- the queD gene encoding 6-carboxytetrahydropterin synthase QueD encodes MYRIMKRFEVSGAHKLALNYESKCQNLHGHNWIITVYCQSKTLDANGMVIDFKAAKEIISQQLDHKYINDVVDFNPTAENLAKWICDQIPNCYKVTVQESEGNIAEYEID; translated from the coding sequence ATGTACAGAATAATGAAGCGCTTTGAAGTATCGGGCGCACACAAGCTGGCACTGAACTACGAAAGCAAGTGCCAGAATCTTCACGGACATAACTGGATCATTACCGTATATTGCCAGTCCAAGACCTTGGACGCCAACGGTATGGTCATCGATTTCAAGGCCGCCAAGGAAATCATCTCCCAGCAGCTGGATCACAAGTACATCAATGACGTGGTGGACTTCAATCCCACCGCCGAAAACTTGGCCAAGTGGATCTGCGACCAGATTCCCAACTGCTACAAGGTGACGGTCCAGGAAAGCGAAGGCAATATTGCCGAATACGAAATCGATTAA
- a CDS encoding GNAT family N-acetyltransferase, with amino-acid sequence MQIRKATPDDFPQMLPIFREVIQGGDTYDFEETASDQDAYDYWFGKGVTSFVMEETVSDAGKDSAGSKILGFYKIIQNHRGRGSHVANASFMVSRETRGKGVGRKMGEDCIKVAREMGFKSIQFNFVISTNEPAMHLWKSLGFKELCRLPGAFNHKKLGFVDAVIFFMEL; translated from the coding sequence ATGCAAATTCGTAAAGCTACTCCTGATGATTTTCCCCAGATGCTGCCCATTTTCCGCGAAGTGATTCAGGGCGGCGATACATACGATTTCGAGGAGACCGCCAGCGACCAGGACGCATACGACTACTGGTTCGGAAAGGGCGTCACCAGCTTTGTAATGGAAGAAACCGTCTCGGACGCAGGCAAGGATAGCGCAGGTTCCAAAATTCTGGGATTCTACAAAATCATCCAGAACCACCGTGGGCGAGGCAGCCATGTGGCAAACGCCTCCTTTATGGTTTCACGTGAAACCCGTGGAAAGGGTGTCGGCCGCAAGATGGGCGAGGATTGTATCAAGGTCGCCCGCGAAATGGGATTCAAGTCGATCCAGTTCAACTTCGTCATCAGCACCAACGAGCCGGCCATGCACCTGTGGAAGAGCCTGGGCTTCAAGGAACTTTGCCGACTGCCCGGAGCTTTCAACCACAAGAAACTGGGTTTCGTGGATGCCGTGATCTTCTTTATGGAACTGTAG
- a CDS encoding pyridoxamine 5'-phosphate oxidase family protein has product MEEVVKFLKECGAYFLATVDGDQPKVRPFGTAEIFEGKLYIQTGKSKNVSQQIAANPKVQICAMNKTGDQWLRLSGTLVEDDRLEPKVHMLDAYPSLKAMYKAEDPNTQVLYFKDAEATFCSFTAAPRTVKF; this is encoded by the coding sequence ATGGAAGAAGTAGTAAAGTTTCTCAAGGAATGTGGCGCCTATTTCCTGGCAACCGTAGACGGAGATCAGCCCAAGGTTCGTCCCTTCGGTACCGCTGAAATCTTCGAAGGCAAGCTGTATATTCAGACTGGCAAGTCCAAGAACGTTTCCCAGCAAATCGCTGCAAATCCCAAGGTCCAGATTTGCGCCATGAACAAGACCGGCGACCAGTGGCTCCGTCTCAGCGGCACCCTGGTGGAAGATGATCGCCTGGAACCCAAGGTTCACATGCTGGATGCCTACCCCAGCCTCAAGGCCATGTACAAGGCTGAAGATCCCAACACCCAGGTTCTCTACTTCAAGGACGCCGAGGCCACCTTCTGCAGTTTCACGGCTGCTCCCCGCACGGTGAAGTTCTAA
- a CDS encoding lysophospholipid acyltransferase family protein, with the protein MSLLGQISARIFASAAYAVLLTCGWKKKTVEANLKYVQDVMLKQVQHDPQQNRNLYKRMLKNLTRHVGELLFCFDTYKKLPENCDQYPCKVGGKSFELAEGAATTIGKMRRGGIFLTAHYGNYEASGAWLCALGVPLKASFIPLKPAWLNRYVYEKVRCVRGRPYSIDAKTPREFLNLLDGNAPDCNGQKQLFCLLADQDSRIGSALDGTFLGCKVRHNPVPDFLLKHRPDTPVFFCWIEERGSRKILHALESETNPQDSVISAADADLRQHDHNHPENAHGSIIDGAYRNWLEERIQENPALWYGWTHRRFRSKNPEIYR; encoded by the coding sequence ATGAGCCTCCTCGGTCAAATTTCAGCCCGTATTTTTGCAAGTGCCGCCTACGCGGTTCTGCTCACTTGCGGCTGGAAGAAAAAGACGGTGGAAGCGAATCTGAAGTATGTACAGGACGTCATGCTGAAACAAGTTCAGCATGACCCGCAGCAGAATCGCAATCTCTACAAAAGGATGCTGAAGAACTTGACCCGCCATGTGGGGGAGTTGCTGTTCTGTTTCGACACCTATAAGAAGCTGCCTGAGAATTGCGACCAGTATCCCTGCAAAGTCGGCGGTAAAAGTTTTGAACTTGCGGAGGGTGCGGCAACCACCATCGGGAAGATGCGTAGGGGCGGAATCTTCCTGACGGCACACTACGGAAACTACGAAGCTAGCGGCGCCTGGCTATGTGCCCTCGGCGTCCCGCTGAAGGCAAGTTTCATCCCGCTGAAGCCCGCATGGCTGAACCGCTACGTCTACGAAAAAGTGAGATGCGTCCGCGGGCGGCCTTATTCCATCGACGCCAAGACGCCTCGGGAATTTCTGAACCTACTGGATGGTAACGCACCTGACTGCAACGGCCAAAAACAGCTGTTCTGCCTGCTGGCCGATCAGGATAGCAGAATCGGGAGCGCTCTTGACGGAACTTTCCTGGGCTGCAAAGTCCGCCATAATCCCGTTCCCGACTTCCTGCTGAAACACCGCCCGGACACTCCCGTATTTTTCTGCTGGATCGAGGAGCGGGGGAGCCGTAAAATCCTGCACGCCTTGGAATCCGAGACGAACCCACAAGATTCCGTAATAAGTGCAGCCGATGCCGACCTGCGTCAGCATGACCATAATCATCCGGAGAATGCCCATGGTTCAATCATCGATGGCGCCTACCGCAACTGGCTGGAAGAACGGATCCAAGAAAATCCCGCATTGTGGTACGGCTGGACCCACCGCCGCTTCCGCAGCAAGAATCCCGAAATTTACCGTTGA
- a CDS encoding ribonuclease domain-containing protein: MRTAYIYIILASLFVNSFFVGCSTPTENTITEDEEPGSPSETSQNIYDAVEESGKYTARDSVAAYLCRFDKLPQNYVNKGEGQKLYESSTGNTFSKWNFNPWKTLGVMIGGDNFSNNEKLLPEGKYHEADVDYGNMASRGTKRLIYQSGCVIYYTADHYESFRKLEIQKN; encoded by the coding sequence ATGAGAACCGCATACATCTATATCATACTTGCAAGCCTGTTTGTCAACAGCTTTTTTGTCGGATGTAGCACGCCTACTGAAAATACGATTACAGAAGACGAGGAACCCGGTTCCCCAAGCGAAACATCCCAAAATATCTATGATGCTGTAGAGGAATCAGGCAAATACACCGCACGAGATTCCGTGGCGGCATATCTCTGCAGATTCGACAAGCTCCCGCAAAACTATGTAAATAAAGGGGAAGGGCAAAAACTCTACGAAAGTTCCACGGGGAACACCTTCAGCAAGTGGAATTTCAACCCCTGGAAAACCCTGGGCGTCATGATCGGGGGAGACAATTTTAGTAACAATGAAAAACTGTTACCCGAGGGCAAATACCACGAAGCCGATGTGGACTATGGTAACATGGCAAGTCGCGGGACAAAGAGATTGATTTACCAGAGCGGCTGCGTTATATATTATACTGCGGACCACTACGAGAGTTTCAGAAAATTGGAAATACAGAAGAACTAA
- a CDS encoding nucleotidyltransferase domain-containing protein: MALCIEDNHLEAVQRILSLHFEDMEVWAHGSRVTGVDLTPDTELELVAISERPLSVEVMTAVEKAFVDSGLPFRVDIMDWAKLPESIQKQIKKEHVVIQSATEQ; the protein is encoded by the coding sequence ATGGCTTTATGCATAGAAGATAATCATCTAGAAGCGGTCCAGCGTATTCTCAGCCTTCATTTCGAGGATATGGAAGTCTGGGCCCACGGATCCCGTGTCACAGGCGTCGATCTTACGCCCGATACGGAGCTGGAACTGGTGGCGATTTCCGAAAGACCTCTTTCCGTCGAAGTCATGACTGCGGTGGAAAAGGCATTCGTGGATAGCGGACTTCCCTTCCGCGTCGACATCATGGACTGGGCCAAATTGCCTGAATCCATCCAGAAGCAAATCAAGAAAGAACACGTTGTGATTCAGTCCGCAACGGAACAGTAG
- a CDS encoding penicillin-binding protein activator has product MKILFPLILVATLATTLFAQDEVSKAKDFIRNGDCDGAVNVLQKVYKSSFSKSAGEKAAVMLTECYMRDHKRDEAKQITSKFLEYYVSSDYRERMELANAIVTVEQGAPYDGVEAMLRILAYSKNPAARSRTKDVVIKVLAASLLNADQLQSLVEKYPVDKEVVGWIQLQIGRECQNAKRYRGARYWYKKVAGNESSELAETAKRGLESLEGQNAGTPTILVLAPLSGDFAEFGAEAIQGVLLAYEQAGLKGKVNIRTADSRADASQALLRTQQAIHQDSVIAIIGPIMSGPAAAVAAWLGTNHQYIPMLTPTATDDGIAKMGPNIFQVNVTMDYLAQSIADFATKCLNIREFGIMSPLGDYGASVSRSFTQAVERRGGDVVAFRNYEEGRPDYKTEFDMLRDVRFKQLNRRLNIKRGASDLNAPNAKFNKKESDVDFPGLLIAATNPSDAGLMASQSAFYQISGTLLGTSGWYGRDLLVTGKNLVEGAYFSVPSLDMDDSKDAFKAFAKSFKERWGAEPADDKVSGLSYDAANIIFKSMNSDMSLTKTLNNNNEFKGVYGNIKFRRGANVNTKIVTVTKGKFEVLNGCPEKTDKK; this is encoded by the coding sequence ATGAAAATTCTCTTTCCCCTGATTCTTGTCGCGACACTTGCGACTACCCTCTTTGCCCAGGACGAAGTTTCCAAGGCCAAGGATTTTATTAGAAACGGTGACTGTGATGGTGCAGTGAACGTCCTGCAGAAGGTCTACAAGTCCAGCTTCAGCAAGTCCGCCGGCGAAAAGGCCGCCGTGATGCTCACCGAATGCTACATGCGCGACCACAAGCGCGACGAAGCCAAGCAGATTACCTCCAAGTTCCTGGAATACTACGTTTCCTCCGACTACCGTGAACGTATGGAACTGGCAAACGCCATCGTGACTGTGGAACAGGGCGCCCCCTATGATGGTGTGGAAGCCATGCTTCGTATCCTGGCTTACTCCAAGAATCCTGCTGCCCGCTCCCGCACCAAGGACGTGGTGATCAAGGTCCTTGCCGCTTCCCTCCTGAATGCCGACCAGCTTCAGTCCCTCGTCGAAAAGTATCCGGTGGACAAGGAAGTCGTCGGCTGGATCCAGCTGCAGATTGGCCGCGAATGCCAGAACGCCAAGCGCTACCGTGGCGCCCGCTACTGGTACAAGAAGGTGGCTGGCAACGAATCTTCCGAACTGGCGGAAACCGCAAAGCGCGGTCTTGAATCCCTGGAAGGCCAGAATGCCGGCACTCCCACCATCCTGGTTCTTGCTCCCCTTTCCGGTGACTTTGCCGAATTCGGTGCCGAAGCGATCCAGGGCGTTCTGCTGGCTTACGAACAGGCCGGCCTCAAGGGCAAGGTCAACATCCGTACTGCGGACTCCCGTGCAGACGCCTCCCAGGCATTGCTCCGTACCCAGCAGGCTATTCACCAGGATAGCGTCATTGCCATTATCGGTCCCATCATGAGCGGTCCGGCTGCTGCCGTTGCCGCCTGGCTTGGCACCAACCATCAGTACATCCCCATGCTCACTCCTACCGCTACCGATGACGGTATCGCCAAGATGGGCCCCAATATTTTCCAGGTCAACGTGACCATGGACTACCTGGCCCAGAGCATCGCTGACTTTGCGACCAAGTGCCTGAACATCCGTGAATTCGGTATCATGAGCCCGCTGGGTGACTACGGTGCTTCCGTGTCCCGCAGCTTTACCCAGGCAGTGGAACGCCGTGGCGGTGACGTGGTCGCCTTCCGTAACTACGAAGAAGGCCGACCGGACTACAAGACCGAATTTGACATGCTCCGCGATGTCCGCTTCAAGCAGCTGAACCGCCGCCTGAACATCAAGCGCGGCGCATCCGACCTGAACGCTCCCAACGCCAAGTTCAACAAGAAGGAAAGCGATGTGGACTTCCCGGGTCTCCTGATTGCCGCTACCAACCCCAGCGATGCAGGCCTCATGGCTAGCCAGTCCGCATTCTACCAGATCTCCGGCACTCTCCTGGGTACTTCCGGCTGGTATGGTCGTGACTTGCTGGTAACCGGCAAGAACCTGGTGGAAGGCGCCTACTTCAGCGTGCCTTCCCTGGACATGGACGATTCCAAGGATGCCTTCAAGGCATTCGCCAAGAGCTTCAAGGAACGTTGGGGTGCAGAACCTGCCGACGACAAGGTCAGTGGCCTGAGCTACGATGCGGCAAACATCATCTTCAAGTCCATGAACTCTGACATGAGCCTGACCAAGACCTTGAACAACAACAACGAGTTCAAGGGCGTGTATGGCAACATCAAGTTTAGACGTGGCGCCAACGTGAACACCAAGATCGTGACCGTCACCAAGGGCAAGTTCGAAGTTCTGAACGGCTGCCCGGAAAAGACTGACAAGAAGTAA